TACAGTTCCCAGCCAACGGTAATGGGGAAAGCCAGCAAGCCGACAAATAAGAGAGCCATCCAGCCTTTCCAGAAGCCGCTGACGCGGTTAAATTCCGCAAACCCACCGGTGATGACGGCATAGCCGCCAATGCATCCCATGATGAGAAGCAATATCAGTATGAAGAGTGACTGTGCTTCGGATTTGCGAAACGCGCGAAATTCAATCCAGGTCAGAACTAGCGGAAATGCAAACACCACAGGCAATAGCAGCAACCCAAGTACAGGGTTACCCGATTGGCTGGCAAGCAGGTTCATGACGTGTACTCCCGGGAACATTTCCCTAAGCACTTAACTGGCGCATTCAGGCCGTCTTACGATGCCCCGCCTTTAATTCTGCGATGCCCCTCCACGCAACTGCCGCCACTGGGGAGCATCTTGCCTGGGTTGCACAGACCTGTCGGATTGAACGCCTGCCTCAGCTTTACCATCGTTTCAATGTCAATCGGCGAGAACATCTTATCCATCAGGTCGATCTTCTCCACACCGATGCCATGTTCGCCTGTGACGCTGCCACCCTGCGTGATGCACTCTTCCAGAATTTCGTGGCTGGCAGCCAGCACATTTTTGACCTGTTGTGGATCACGTTCATCAAACAGCATGGTCGGGTGAAGATTGCCATCGCCAGCATGAAACACGTTGGCAATCATCACCTGATGCTTGTCGCCAATCTCACGAATCTTGCGGAGCATGTAAGGCAGTTTAGTGCGGGGTACAACACCATCCTGCGTGCACAAACTCGGAGCGAGTCGCCCCATGGCGCCAAATGCCTGTTTGCGGGCTTTCCAGAGCAGCAGTCGTTCTGCTTCATTCCTTGCTCGCCGTACTTCTCGCGCACCATTCTGTTTGGCAACTGCTTCAATGCGATCCGCTTCTGCGTCCAGCCCTGCTTCAACTCCATCCAGTTCCATGATGAGCACAGCTTCCGCATCGAGTGGGAAACCGAAGTGAAACGCTTCTTCGAGTGCTCCCATGATAGGTCGGTCAATCATTTCGAGTGCTGCAGGTACAATGCCCGCCGCGATAATTCCACTGATGCAGTTCGTGGTATCATCAATGGAATCAAACACGCCCAGCAGCGTGCGAACCGCTTGCGGATTGCGAGTGAGTTTCACCCAGATTTTCGTGACAACGCCAAACGTGCCTTCCGAGCCGACAATGATGCCGGTGAGATCAAGGCCTGGAGCTTCCCCCAGTGGCCCACCCGTCTGAATCTCTTCGCCATCAGGCAACACCAGTTCAACCCCCAGGACATGGTTGACCGTGACTCCATATTTCAGAGTATGTGGCCCGCCGGAGTTGGTGGAGACATTCCCTCCAATCGTGCAGGCACCCTGGCTGCTAGGGTCGGGAGAAAAATGCAAACCATGCCCAGCGACATGCCTGGTCAGCCATAGATTGACAACGCCCGGCTCCACGACCGCATACTGTTCCTCCACATTCACTTCGAGGATGCGTTTCATGCGGGAAAGCGCGATCATCACGCAGCCATCAACCGAAAGAGTGCCTCCTGCCAGGCTCGTACCAGCGCCTCGTGGAACAAAGGGGATGTTCGCCTGGTGACATAACTTCACAATGGCGACTACATCTTCAGTATGACGAGGAAAGACCACCACGCCTGGCTTTTTGCGTTCAATGGTGTAACCATCGCATTCATACGAAGCCAGGTCGCTGGATGCAGTCAGGACATTGTCCCGGCCTAGCACCGTCTGCAGTTGGCGAACAAACGAAGTATCGACGGATTGTTGCGGTGGTGAAGTCATGCTTCCAAGATACAGCAGCAACTGCTGGCAAGCTAGATTGTTTTGCAGCACGTTGAATGTTCTGAATCCGTGCCACACTCCAGTCACTGTACTCAATGGATGGGGTGTGCTGCGCGCATGAGATGACGACACTACTCACCTATGCGAAACGAGTAACACGGTTAGTGCTTCGCAACCACACCCCGACGAGTACGTCGGAGTGTGGCACAAATTCGGAATATGAAAACGCACTTTGTCATTGCATCACAATGACTTAGCCTTTAACTTGAATCCATGCCTATTCGTACATCAATGCTATCTCCTGAGTTCATGGGAAAGCTGGAACAACTGGAATTGATCGCCCGTCGGCTACTTCTCGGACGGTTCAAGGGCGACCGCTTGAGCAAACGCAAAGGCACGAGCGTAGAGTTTGCCGATCACCGGCATTATGTCGTCGGAGATGATTTCCGCTTCCTCGACTGGAACCTCTATGCCCGGCTCAACAAGCTGTTCATCCGGCTCTATCAGGAAGAGGAAGACCTCCAGATCAACATTCTGGTAGATGTCAGCAAGTCGATGGAGTTTGGTGAGCCAACTAAGCTGCAGTATGCCAAGCAGATCGCAGCAGCGTTGGCATATATCGGCCTGGTAAACATGGATCGTGTCAACTTGGGCGGATTGAGTGACACTTACCTGCCTGGCCCACATACGTTGCGGGGCAGAAAAACGATGCCTCGCGTGCTTGAATTTCTCGATGATCTTGAACCAGCATCACAAGGCAACCTGACAGCAGCTATCAAATCGTTCTGTGTACGTGCAGGCAGCCGAGGCATTGTGGTGTTATTGACAGACTTTCTCGACAAGACTGGTTTTGAGGAGCCGCTCAAAATGCTGGTTGCTCGCAAAATGGAGTGTTATGTCGTGCAGATTCTATCGCCGGAAGAAATAGACCCTGGCTTGCAAGGCGACCTGAAACTGGTGGACGTAGAAGATGACGACTTGGCTGAAATATCGGTGACGCCTGCCTTGATTCAGCGGTACAAGAAGAATCTTGCGGCCTATCAATCAGCCATCAGCACCTATTGCCGACAGCGAGGCATTCAGTTCATGACCAGCAGTACGCAGGAGCCATTTGATAAGTTGGTGCTAACCCAGCTCAGGCAACGTGGCTTGGTGCGTTGAAGAATCTGTGCCACACTCCGGCATGTACTCATGACGGGGTGTGGTTGCGGGAACATGAGCCCATCTCATCTAATCAGAGTGACGCTACGAGTGAATGCAGCACACCTCGACGTGAGTACCTGTCGAATTGTGGCACGAATGCCGAATGTCACATGTTCAAGGTTACCGTTGGTTTATTGTAGTGGCGATTAAGCCGTCCGCTCTTTCATCCATGCTTTCGGCTTCAGTTTGCGGCTTTTCTCTACCAGTTCAATAACTTTCTTGGTGATCCCTGCCTCATCCAGACCGAGGTCATGCAGTAGTTCGTGTCGTTCGCCATGCTCCACAAAGCGATCAGGCAGACCCAGACGAGTGATGTGTGAAGTATCCAGCCCGGCCTGGTTGGCTGCTTCCAGAACGGCGCTGCCAAAACCGCCTTCGAGAGTGCCTTCCTCGATGGTGATGACAAAAGGCAACTCGCGAACTGCACGCAGAATGGTTTCCTGATCCAAAGGCTTCAGGAACCGGGCATTGATGATGCCAATGTCCAGTCCCTTTTCTTTTCGCACCCGTTCAGCGACACGCACACACTCAGGCATCAGGGTACCGTAGGCAATGATGGCCCCATCCAGACCCCAGTCGATGACTTCAGCCTGGCCAAGTTGCACCGGTGCTGGGGCACGTTCAACCGTTTCCAGGTTGGCCTTCGGGTAGCGCATGGCCACGGGGCCGTTATGAGCGACCATGAAGTCCATCATGGGGGCGACGTCGTGTTCATCGCCTGGGGCCAGGATCACAAAATTGGGGAAGATACGCATGTACGAATTGTCGTACGTGCCGTGATGTGTCGGCCCATCAGGTCCGGTCAGTCCACCACGATCGAGGCAGAAGATGACATGCAGATTCTGTAAGGCCACTTCCTGGAAAATCTGATCGTAGGATCGTTGCAGGAACGTTGAGTAGATAGTGACAATCGGCTTCATGCCTGCCTTAGCCATACCAGCGGCAAAAGCTACTCCGTGCGATTCACAGATGCCTACATCGAAAAATCGCTTGGGGAAATCTGCACGCACCTTTTCCAGCTTGTTGCCCTGGCACATGGCTGCAGTGATGACCGCAACTTTTTGGTCACTTTCCATCACGCGATGAATGCTGCTGGAAACCGCATCGGTGTAAGCCTTGGTGCCTCCCGATTTCAGGCTGAGAATCTGCCGTTCCGGCCCCACTTTTTCAATAACAGGCGGTGTGTGATATTTGACAGGATCTTCGCTGGCTTCGGGTACGCCATGTCCTTTATTGGTGAGAACGTGTAGAAGCACCGGCCCATCGAGTTGCTTCATGTCGCGAAGCACTTTGCGTAGTTGAGTCAAATCGTGGCCATCAATGGGGCCGAAGTAGCGGAAGCCCAGTTCTTCAAAGAGCATTCCGCCGGTGAGGGTCGCTTTCAGCCCCTCGCGCATCTGGTGCAGAGCCTGGTTAGCCATGTTGCCAACAATGGGCACCTTGGACAGGATGTCAGAAATCAGTGCCTTGGAATCGCGGTAGAAGGAACTGACACGGGCACGATCGAGGGCACGTGCCACCGAACCGGTGCGTGGGCAGATGGACATCTTGTTATCATTGAGGATAACCAGGAACTTCTTGCCAAGTTCACCAGCGTTGTTGAGTGCTTCGTAGGCAATGCCGGAGGGCAGGGAACCATCGCCGATAACGACTACGGAATGTCGTTCGCTTTGGCCCATGAGATCATCTCCAGCTTTAAGTCCGATGCCACTGGAAATGCTGCAGGCGGCATGACCGGTCATGAACAGATCGTAGGGGCTTTCTGCAGGGTTGGGGTAACCCATCAAGCCGCCCTTGGTGCGAATGGTGTGGAACTGCTTGTACCTTCCGGTGATGAGTTTGTGCGGATAAATCTGATGGCCTGTGTCCCAGACCAGTCGATCAAACCGGAAATCATAACTGAGGTGCAAAGCCAGGCACAATTCAACGACGCCGAGGTTGCTGGCAAAGTGTGCCGGGCGTGTGGTCAGCACGCGCACCAGTTCATCACGTATTTCCTGCGTGAGTTGCTCCAGTTCCGGCTCGCTCAATCGATGCAGATCAGCAGGAGATTCAATCCGTGAGAGCAAAACGCTCATGAAAACCTCATCGAACACAAAAAGCATACATGCAGGGAACAGGCATGACAGACATCATTCTATTGCCAGACCTTTACTTTGCGTTGTAAAGTTACCGTATCCGCCAGAAATTGCAAGAGAAACTGGGTAACATCTTCCTAACGCTCACTGACTACCTGACTTAAAGCAATCTATTCTGCCTTGTACGTCACCCGGCATGAACTAGAATTAGGGCTGATGGACTGTGCAAATCCCTGAAGGATTGAGTCATGATTCCTCCCGTATTAGCCCCGCTGTTTAAGTATCTTGATGCATGCGATGAGCCTGTTGACCTCGCCAGATTGGAAGCATTGCTCAAATCTGCTCATATTACTAGGGAAGATCTGAAAGAATATGTTCAGTTCAATGAAACAACGTATCGCCGCAATCGCATTCGACTGAGCGACTGGTACGAATGCCTGGTCCTGTGCTGGAAGCCTGGACAGAAGTCCTACATTCACGATCATCGTGGTTCCAGTTGCAGCTTCAAGGTAATTCAGGGAACTGCAAAGGAAATTATCTGTGCCCGCACAGGACGAGTAACTGATTTGCCACTCGTCAGGCCCATTGATACCCGCACCCTGCCTGAGGGTTGTGTCTGCGGATCGCTGGCAGCTCACATCCATGAAGTGGTCAATCCCAGCGATGCGACAGATCTGATTACGCTTCACATCTATTCGCCACCGCTGAACATGCAGATTTATGACTACGATGAAGAGGCTCAGGAGACATTCTGCCCTGAAGGTCGTGCGCTGGAATACAGCATATGATCAAAGCCTGGGTGAGTTATCTGCCCGGCTGGGCCATCATGGTGGTGCTGTCCCTGATTGCCATGGGTATCTCGAAACTGGTAGTCATAGGCGGCAAGGAACCACTCGAAGCATCAGCTCTTGTCGTAGTGCTCGGCATTATCCTTCGAAATACCTGGAAGATTCCTTCTCAGTGTTCTGCAGGCATCAAGGCTGCTGAAAAGCTACTGGTGTTAGGCATCATCCTGATGGGGTTTGGTCTCAATTATCAAAAGGTATTCAGCGAAAGTCGCGATATCCTCACGCTGATCGTTGTCACGATGACCGTCGGTTATGTGTTGATCTATCTGCTCAGCCAATGGGCTAAACTGTCGCAGAAACTCGGAATACTACTCTCGGTTGGCACCTGTATCTGTGGTGGCACTGCCATCGCACTTATTGCTCCCATCATCAAAGCGAAAGAAGAAGAAACGAGTTACAGCGTTGCAGTGATTGCCTTATGGGGTGTAGTCGCAGTTTTGCTGTATCCCCTGGTAGCACAGTCGCTCGGCATCAATGCCCATGACTTTGGTCTCTTTGCGGGTACTGCCATTCATTCAACGCCTCAGGTGGTGGGTGCCGGGTTTATTCATTCGGAAGAGGCAGGCAACCTGGCGACCGCAGTCAAGCTGGTTCGTAATTGTTTCATTGCACCGCTGGCACTCCTCATTGC
The DNA window shown above is from Planctomycetia bacterium and carries:
- a CDS encoding 1-deoxy-D-xylulose-5-phosphate synthase, which produces MSVLLSRIESPADLHRLSEPELEQLTQEIRDELVRVLTTRPAHFASNLGVVELCLALHLSYDFRFDRLVWDTGHQIYPHKLITGRYKQFHTIRTKGGLMGYPNPAESPYDLFMTGHAACSISSGIGLKAGDDLMGQSERHSVVVIGDGSLPSGIAYEALNNAGELGKKFLVILNDNKMSICPRTGSVARALDRARVSSFYRDSKALISDILSKVPIVGNMANQALHQMREGLKATLTGGMLFEELGFRYFGPIDGHDLTQLRKVLRDMKQLDGPVLLHVLTNKGHGVPEASEDPVKYHTPPVIEKVGPERQILSLKSGGTKAYTDAVSSSIHRVMESDQKVAVITAAMCQGNKLEKVRADFPKRFFDVGICESHGVAFAAGMAKAGMKPIVTIYSTFLQRSYDQIFQEVALQNLHVIFCLDRGGLTGPDGPTHHGTYDNSYMRIFPNFVILAPGDEHDVAPMMDFMVAHNGPVAMRYPKANLETVERAPAPVQLGQAEVIDWGLDGAIIAYGTLMPECVRVAERVRKEKGLDIGIINARFLKPLDQETILRAVRELPFVITIEEGTLEGGFGSAVLEAANQAGLDTSHITRLGLPDRFVEHGERHELLHDLGLDEAGITKKVIELVEKSRKLKPKAWMKERTA
- a CDS encoding DUF58 domain-containing protein, with the protein product MPIRTSMLSPEFMGKLEQLELIARRLLLGRFKGDRLSKRKGTSVEFADHRHYVVGDDFRFLDWNLYARLNKLFIRLYQEEEDLQINILVDVSKSMEFGEPTKLQYAKQIAAALAYIGLVNMDRVNLGGLSDTYLPGPHTLRGRKTMPRVLEFLDDLEPASQGNLTAAIKSFCVRAGSRGIVVLLTDFLDKTGFEEPLKMLVARKMECYVVQILSPEEIDPGLQGDLKLVDVEDDDLAEISVTPALIQRYKKNLAAYQSAISTYCRQRGIQFMTSSTQEPFDKLVLTQLRQRGLVR
- a CDS encoding putative sulfate exporter family transporter, translated to MIKAWVSYLPGWAIMVVLSLIAMGISKLVVIGGKEPLEASALVVVLGIILRNTWKIPSQCSAGIKAAEKLLVLGIILMGFGLNYQKVFSESRDILTLIVVTMTVGYVLIYLLSQWAKLSQKLGILLSVGTCICGGTAIALIAPIIKAKEEETSYSVAVIALWGVVAVLLYPLVAQSLGINAHDFGLFAGTAIHSTPQVVGAGFIHSEEAGNLATAVKLVRNCFIAPLALLIALWFTRQQVKSEKTNINFARIFPWFLFAYFLTSWIGTQGYVTDAQFKQYLEPAGKFLILLGMAGVGLNTDLGSLRRVGITPLIIGLIGALVVASVSAAMIYWFHQHA
- a CDS encoding cysteine dioxygenase family protein, which produces MIPPVLAPLFKYLDACDEPVDLARLEALLKSAHITREDLKEYVQFNETTYRRNRIRLSDWYECLVLCWKPGQKSYIHDHRGSSCSFKVIQGTAKEIICARTGRVTDLPLVRPIDTRTLPEGCVCGSLAAHIHEVVNPSDATDLITLHIYSPPLNMQIYDYDEEAQETFCPEGRALEYSI
- a CDS encoding FAD-binding protein; its protein translation is MTSPPQQSVDTSFVRQLQTVLGRDNVLTASSDLASYECDGYTIERKKPGVVVFPRHTEDVVAIVKLCHQANIPFVPRGAGTSLAGGTLSVDGCVMIALSRMKRILEVNVEEQYAVVEPGVVNLWLTRHVAGHGLHFSPDPSSQGACTIGGNVSTNSGGPHTLKYGVTVNHVLGVELVLPDGEEIQTGGPLGEAPGLDLTGIIVGSEGTFGVVTKIWVKLTRNPQAVRTLLGVFDSIDDTTNCISGIIAAGIVPAALEMIDRPIMGALEEAFHFGFPLDAEAVLIMELDGVEAGLDAEADRIEAVAKQNGAREVRRARNEAERLLLWKARKQAFGAMGRLAPSLCTQDGVVPRTKLPYMLRKIREIGDKHQVMIANVFHAGDGNLHPTMLFDERDPQQVKNVLAASHEILEECITQGGSVTGEHGIGVEKIDLMDKMFSPIDIETMVKLRQAFNPTGLCNPGKMLPSGGSCVEGHRRIKGGAS